GCCCAACTGACACCCATCTTGATAGCCTTGTGGGTCAAGCCTTGTTTGGAGATGGTGCAGCTGCTGTCATTGTTGGATCAGACCCCTTACCAGTTGAAAAGCCTTTGTTTCAGCTTGTTTGGACTGCACAGACAATCCTTCCAGACAGTGAAGGGGCTATTGATGGCCACCTTCGAGAAGTTGGACTCACTTTCCATCTCCTCAAGGATGTTCCTGGACTCATCTCTAAGAATATCGAAAAGGCCTTAGTTGAAGCCTTCCAACCCTTGGGAATCTCTGATTACAACTCTATCTTCTGGATTGCACACCCTGGTGGACCGGCAATTTTAGACCAAGTCGAGGCTAAGTTAGGCTTGAAGCCTGAAAAAATGGAAGCTACTAGACATGTGCTCAGCGAGTATGGTAATATGTCAAGTGCatgtgtgttattcatcttggATCAGATGAGGAAGAAGTCTATAGAAAATGGACTTGGCACAACTGGTGAAGGCCTTGATTGGGGTGTGCTCTTTGGTTTTGGCCCTGGACTCACTGTTGAGACGGTTGTGCTCCGCAGTGTCAGTGTCTAATCAGTAATCATATTTTGTCAAGACaacaaatctttcttttttcatatgtATTGTTGGCTGATCAAGGCTTATTctgtcttttgattt
This genomic interval from Glycine max cultivar Williams 82 chromosome 5, Glycine_max_v4.0, whole genome shotgun sequence contains the following:
- the CHS2 gene encoding chalcone synthase 2 isoform X3 — encoded protein: MCDKSMIKKRYMYLNEEILKENPSVCAYMAPSLDARQDMVVVEVPKLGKEAATKAIKEWGQPKSKITHLIFCTTSGVDMPGADYQLTKLLGLRPSVKRYMMYQQGCFAGGTVLRLAKDLAENNKGARVLVVCSEITAVTFRGPTDTHLDSLVGQALFGDGAAAVIVGSDPLPVEKPLFQLVWTAQTILPDSEGAIDGHLREVGLTFHLLKDVPGLISKNIEKALVEAFQPLGISDYNSIFWIAHPGGPAILDQVEAKLGLKPEKMEATRHVLSEYGNMSSACVLFILDQMRKKSIENGLGTTGEGLDWGVLFGFGPGLTVETVVLRSVSV